The proteins below are encoded in one region of Hyalangium gracile:
- a CDS encoding CvpA family protein: MTIDLIILGLVLFFAIIGAFTGAAKQIAHMVGLALAYYVSRKLGTVVGPKLAGSLGASELVGVLVGTVLIFLVVLVSVRYALGALLQRVMTGKDPNNRGPDRVIGFVLGGAKVAVISYVLLSALTFVDQHVAVAGKKLGLSPKDSRFFSLARNHNLFEMTQFSSLKDFVQVAQASTNPEQAAKLANDPAYKALRQDPRFQRALKDESLRRSLQEGDTRALLSNNLILQLIQDPEFAARLGAASKAAER, from the coding sequence ATGACCATCGACCTGATCATCCTCGGCCTGGTGCTGTTCTTCGCGATCATCGGAGCCTTCACCGGTGCGGCGAAGCAGATCGCCCACATGGTGGGGCTGGCGCTGGCCTACTACGTGTCCCGGAAGCTCGGGACGGTGGTGGGCCCGAAGCTGGCGGGCTCGCTCGGCGCGTCCGAGCTCGTGGGCGTGCTGGTGGGCACGGTGCTGATCTTCCTCGTCGTGCTGGTGTCGGTGCGCTACGCGCTGGGCGCGCTGCTCCAGCGGGTGATGACGGGCAAGGATCCCAACAACCGCGGACCGGACCGGGTCATCGGCTTCGTGCTCGGCGGGGCGAAGGTGGCCGTCATCTCGTACGTGCTGCTCAGCGCGCTGACCTTCGTGGACCAGCACGTGGCGGTGGCGGGGAAGAAGCTGGGGCTGTCGCCGAAGGACTCGCGCTTCTTCTCCCTCGCGCGGAACCACAACCTCTTCGAGATGACGCAGTTCTCGTCGCTCAAGGACTTCGTCCAGGTGGCGCAGGCCAGCACGAACCCGGAGCAGGCCGCGAAGCTGGCGAATGACCCGGCCTACAAGGCGCTGCGGCAGGACCCGCGCTTCCAGCGGGCGCTCAAGGACGAGTCCCTGCGCCGCTCGCTCCAGGAGGGCGACACCCGGGCCCTGCTGAGCAACAACCTGATCCTCCAGCTCATCCAGGATCCGGAGTTCGCGGCCCGGCTGGGCGCCGCGTCGAAGGCGGCCGAGCGTTAA
- a CDS encoding DnaJ domain-containing protein has product MSQPPDSNAGKPPGPPAGTAPARPAAPAAPRPPAQAAPRPPAPGAPAAGPAAAPPRTMSSGAVPASPAGAAPRPGGPVPVAQPIPAVSGPPRTVSSGANPPAQPGPGVAAPRAPAAGAPVPQGTRPPPPPAAVNPATLPVGTRPTVPAVAAVNPGDRPTVPGMPPIPPAAYPAGTAPPPGSPGVAAPASGSPGVAAPRPPPAAASRPTVQGITPISVTPQPSPGVSLNEPTPHSPAAPAHRPTVPGIVPISVPRTPATPAPIPQAARPTPAPAGPGTPPRPPGPAQPPPPPAAAGAPRTPPVIAPGQPPPPPPAATAPPVRPGNKPTMSLPALASSGGAPRIPVITAAAPRPVGPGVPPAPPAPPAPPAAAGQRPPSRSGIPTVQPAAAQPPAAGQRPPSRSGIPTVQPAAAQPPAAGQRPPSRSGIPTVQPGGAAARPVPPVAPPMAPAAPRPPTVGAAPMAPPPPPAAARAPGPSTPPPPPAAASATGGLDPKLMAELEARCAQLDQLDYFEVLQIPREATPADIKKAFYRESRTYHPDRFYQLDSKALKDQVNELYKRVTEAYYVLRDDTKRRKYLADVTGPERAQKLRFTEASEAETKAAVKKEQEEQIGTHPKGRQFYQLGAADLEAGRWSSAERNLKMALTYEPSNARYKEKLAEAQKKINEESKSKGEAFKIK; this is encoded by the coding sequence ATGTCCCAGCCCCCCGACTCCAACGCCGGCAAGCCACCCGGCCCTCCCGCAGGCACCGCTCCCGCGCGGCCCGCCGCGCCCGCCGCGCCTCGGCCTCCCGCGCAGGCGGCGCCCCGGCCTCCCGCTCCGGGTGCGCCCGCCGCGGGCCCCGCCGCCGCGCCTCCGCGCACCATGTCCTCGGGCGCTGTTCCGGCCTCGCCCGCGGGGGCTGCTCCGCGTCCCGGCGGTCCTGTCCCCGTCGCGCAGCCCATCCCCGCGGTGAGCGGGCCTCCGCGCACCGTGTCCTCGGGGGCCAACCCGCCCGCGCAGCCCGGGCCCGGTGTCGCCGCACCCCGCGCGCCTGCTGCTGGAGCACCCGTTCCTCAAGGGACTCGTCCTCCGCCGCCTCCCGCGGCCGTGAACCCCGCGACGCTGCCTGTCGGTACCCGGCCCACCGTGCCGGCCGTCGCCGCGGTGAATCCGGGTGATCGTCCCACCGTGCCGGGCATGCCTCCCATACCCCCGGCGGCGTATCCGGCCGGGACGGCTCCGCCTCCGGGCTCTCCGGGTGTCGCGGCGCCCGCCTCGGGTTCGCCGGGTGTGGCGGCTCCGAGGCCTCCTCCGGCCGCGGCCAGCCGTCCGACGGTCCAGGGCATCACCCCCATCTCCGTCACCCCGCAGCCGAGCCCGGGCGTCTCGCTCAACGAGCCCACGCCGCACTCCCCCGCGGCTCCGGCCCACCGGCCCACCGTCCCGGGCATCGTTCCCATCTCCGTCCCCCGGACGCCCGCCACTCCGGCGCCGATTCCGCAGGCGGCCAGGCCCACGCCGGCACCCGCGGGCCCGGGCACGCCGCCGCGTCCTCCCGGGCCGGCACAGCCCCCGCCGCCTCCCGCCGCCGCGGGAGCTCCGCGCACGCCTCCGGTGATTGCCCCGGGCCAGCCTCCTCCGCCTCCCCCGGCGGCTACGGCTCCGCCGGTACGGCCCGGCAACAAGCCCACCATGTCGCTCCCGGCACTCGCTTCGTCCGGGGGCGCGCCTCGCATTCCGGTCATCACCGCCGCGGCGCCTCGTCCCGTCGGGCCTGGAGTGCCTCCCGCGCCGCCTGCGCCTCCCGCGCCTCCAGCAGCCGCGGGGCAGCGGCCTCCGTCCCGCTCGGGCATCCCCACCGTCCAGCCGGCAGCCGCGCAGCCTCCTGCCGCGGGCCAGCGGCCTCCGTCCCGCTCGGGCATCCCCACCGTCCAGCCGGCAGCCGCGCAGCCTCCTGCCGCGGGCCAGCGGCCTCCGTCCCGCTCGGGCATCCCCACCGTCCAGCCGGGAGGTGCGGCTGCGCGGCCGGTGCCTCCCGTGGCGCCCCCTATGGCGCCGGCAGCGCCTCGTCCACCCACGGTGGGCGCGGCACCGATGGCTCCGCCCCCTCCGCCGGCCGCGGCTCGAGCGCCCGGGCCCTCCACTCCGCCTCCGCCGCCGGCGGCCGCCTCGGCTACGGGTGGGTTGGATCCGAAGCTGATGGCCGAGCTCGAGGCTCGCTGCGCCCAGCTCGATCAGCTCGACTACTTCGAAGTCCTGCAGATCCCCCGGGAGGCCACTCCCGCGGACATCAAGAAGGCCTTCTACCGCGAGAGCCGCACCTACCACCCGGATCGCTTCTACCAGCTGGACTCCAAGGCGCTGAAGGACCAGGTCAACGAGCTCTACAAGCGCGTCACCGAGGCCTACTACGTGCTGCGGGACGACACGAAGCGCCGCAAGTACCTGGCGGACGTGACGGGCCCCGAGCGCGCCCAGAAGCTGCGCTTCACGGAGGCCTCCGAGGCAGAGACGAAGGCGGCGGTGAAGAAGGAGCAGGAGGAGCAGATCGGCACCCACCCCAAGGGCCGCCAGTTCTACCAGCTCGGCGCGGCCGACCTGGAGGCGGGCCGTTGGTCCTCCGCCGAGCGCAACCTCAAGATGGCGCTCACCTACGAGCCCTCCAACGCCCGCTACAAGGAGAAGCTCGCCGAGGCGCAGAAGAAGATCAACGAAGAGTCCAAGTCCAAGGGCGAGGCCTTCAAGATCAAGTGA
- the dnaK gene encoding molecular chaperone DnaK: MSDEIAIGIDLGTSYSCVSVVQDGQPVVIPNEWGESTHASCVSFLEDGSVLVGNAAKKNIIAAPEATVYSAKRLIGRYFFSDEVKKAQAVMPYRIVEGENNSVRIEARGHTYSLPEISALVLKEMKAVAETYLGRDVNKAVITVPAYFNDNQRQATKDAGRIAGLEVLRILNEPTAAALAYGFGRDVNQRIVVYDLGGGTFDVSILEIGKDVFEVLSTAGDTYLGGDDFDDRIMTWLAEDFLAKTRLDLRQNKYCLQMLKDAAERAKIDVGQYGTADILCQGICQDANGNVMDLKQTLNQDQFNRMVMDLVQRTFKVCDEALQSARLTASDIDAVILVGGPTRLPIIRNSVKHYFQKEPMEGINPDQVVAMGASLQASALLEAGGSTFLVDVTPLTLRIGTVGGYTEKIIDKNTPVPIDRSKTFTTSRDGQEKVKIRVYQGESNRADECELLGEFEFSGFRIGYRGEVKIEVTFEIDTNGMVNVSACDTETGQKTTTTLTLSSGMTEADIQRSMEATRQIQLAGHNADLPSVA, from the coding sequence ATGTCGGACGAGATCGCGATCGGCATCGACCTGGGCACGTCGTACTCGTGCGTCTCAGTGGTCCAGGACGGGCAGCCGGTGGTCATCCCCAACGAGTGGGGTGAGTCGACCCACGCCTCGTGCGTGTCGTTCCTGGAAGATGGCTCGGTGCTGGTGGGCAATGCGGCGAAGAAGAACATCATCGCCGCACCCGAGGCGACGGTGTACTCCGCCAAGCGCCTCATCGGTCGGTACTTCTTCTCCGACGAGGTGAAGAAGGCCCAGGCGGTGATGCCGTACCGCATCGTGGAGGGCGAGAACAACTCGGTGCGCATCGAGGCGCGCGGCCACACGTACTCGCTGCCGGAGATCTCCGCGCTGGTGCTCAAGGAGATGAAGGCGGTGGCCGAGACGTACCTGGGCCGGGACGTGAACAAGGCCGTCATCACCGTGCCCGCGTACTTCAACGACAACCAGCGCCAGGCCACCAAGGACGCGGGGCGCATCGCCGGGCTGGAGGTGCTGCGCATCCTCAACGAGCCCACCGCGGCGGCGCTCGCCTACGGGTTCGGCCGGGACGTCAACCAGCGCATCGTCGTGTACGACCTGGGCGGCGGTACTTTCGACGTGTCGATCCTGGAGATCGGCAAGGACGTGTTCGAGGTGCTGTCCACCGCGGGTGACACGTACCTGGGCGGCGATGACTTCGACGACCGCATCATGACGTGGCTGGCGGAGGACTTCCTGGCCAAGACGCGGCTGGATCTGCGGCAGAACAAGTACTGCCTGCAGATGCTGAAGGACGCGGCCGAGCGGGCGAAGATCGACGTGGGCCAGTACGGCACGGCGGACATCCTCTGCCAGGGCATCTGCCAGGACGCCAACGGCAACGTGATGGACCTGAAGCAGACGCTGAACCAGGACCAGTTCAACCGGATGGTGATGGACCTGGTGCAGCGCACGTTCAAGGTATGCGACGAGGCGCTGCAGAGCGCGCGGCTGACGGCGTCGGACATCGACGCGGTGATCCTGGTGGGTGGCCCCACGCGGCTGCCCATCATCCGCAACTCGGTGAAGCACTACTTCCAGAAGGAGCCGATGGAGGGCATCAACCCGGATCAGGTGGTGGCCATGGGTGCCTCGCTGCAGGCGAGCGCGCTGCTGGAGGCCGGCGGCTCCACCTTCCTGGTGGACGTGACGCCGCTGACGCTGCGCATCGGCACGGTGGGCGGCTACACCGAGAAGATCATCGACAAGAACACGCCGGTGCCGATCGACCGCTCGAAGACGTTCACCACCAGCCGAGACGGGCAGGAGAAGGTGAAGATCCGGGTGTACCAGGGCGAGTCCAACCGGGCCGACGAGTGCGAGCTGCTGGGCGAGTTCGAGTTCTCCGGCTTCCGCATCGGCTACCGCGGCGAGGTGAAGATCGAGGTGACGTTCGAGATCGACACCAACGGCATGGTGAACGTGTCGGCGTGCGACACGGAGACGGGCCAGAAGACGACGACCACCCTCACCCTCTCCTCGGGCATGACCGAGGCCGACATCCAGCGGTCCATGGAAGCCACTCGCCAGATCCAGCTCGCTGGCCACAACGCAGACCTCCCCTCCGTGGCCTGA
- a CDS encoding class II glutamine amidotransferase — MSAVLAVLTSDPNLLRCQLHRLEGQVAIQAEPRANTVGVGAYADGEVLLRRLSSDVGLTMAALAPPQESGALLFHEGKLPVGQSLEENTQPFRSRSWLFAHQGVLQGFERLRALLLEELPEFLRWSVKGSTDSEVAFAHFLKRLRDKGRIEDPRLEPELAGALLAETSRELDRTAAQAGAARTSTLNFVATNGRILVATRWGEAPLYYTRLEGSDRCEVCGITPTTPETQPAVMAHRRQRAVVVASHLKRTQGWVELAQGTTLAVSEDLQVRHLPAA, encoded by the coding sequence ATGTCGGCGGTGCTGGCGGTGCTCACATCGGATCCAAACCTGCTGCGGTGCCAGCTGCACCGGCTGGAGGGGCAGGTGGCCATCCAGGCCGAGCCTCGCGCCAACACGGTGGGTGTGGGTGCCTACGCTGACGGCGAAGTCCTGCTGCGGCGGCTCTCCAGCGATGTGGGATTGACGATGGCGGCCCTGGCTCCGCCCCAAGAGTCCGGCGCCCTCCTCTTCCATGAGGGCAAGCTGCCGGTGGGGCAGTCGCTGGAGGAGAACACGCAGCCGTTCCGTTCTCGCAGCTGGCTGTTCGCCCACCAGGGCGTGCTGCAGGGGTTCGAGCGGCTGAGGGCCTTGCTGCTGGAGGAGCTGCCGGAGTTCCTGCGCTGGTCGGTGAAGGGCTCCACGGACAGCGAGGTGGCGTTCGCGCACTTCCTGAAGCGCCTGCGGGACAAGGGGCGCATCGAGGATCCGCGGCTGGAGCCGGAGCTCGCGGGCGCGCTGCTGGCGGAGACGTCGCGGGAGCTGGATCGGACGGCGGCGCAGGCCGGGGCGGCGCGCACCTCCACGCTGAACTTCGTGGCGACCAACGGCCGCATCCTCGTGGCCACGCGCTGGGGCGAGGCCCCGCTCTACTACACGCGGCTGGAGGGCTCGGACCGCTGCGAGGTGTGCGGCATCACCCCGACGACGCCGGAGACGCAGCCGGCGGTGATGGCGCACCGGCGCCAGCGCGCGGTGGTGGTGGCCAGCCACCTGAAGCGCACGCAGGGCTGGGTGGAGCTGGCGCAGGGCACGACGCTGGCGGTGAGCGAGGACCTGCAGGTCCGCCACCTCCCGGCGGCCTGA
- a CDS encoding ATP-binding protein, translated as MSTRTVPLPPGDAMGAIEESAEDLYENAPCGYISTLPDGTIAKVNGTFLSWTDYSREELLSGKRFQDLLAIGGKIFHETHYAPLLRMQGFINEINFDLVCKGGRTLPVLVNTVQKKDASGRLIFHRTTIFNISDRKNYERELLLARQKAEQATKAKADFLSMMSHEIRTPMNAIIGLSHLLRQTRLSAQQEKYAEILHASSENLLNLLNDILDFSKLEAGKVSLEERNFHLLRMIEGLFHTHQAKAQEKGLELRVKLDERVPVWLLGDTVKIGQVLTNLVSNAIKFTEQGSVTVEVKTRQRHADAVTLELQVRDTGIGIAPDRLSKVFEEFTQASYDINLKYGGTGLGLTICQRLLEFYGSKLTVESVLGQGTCFSFPLRLKLGQPEGAAVGVEASRPDAQRLQGVKLLVAEDQSVNVFVLSQFLRKWGVQFEVVENGRLALEKLQAKHYELVLMDLQMPEMNGYEATSAIRALPDERFRRLPILALTASTRVGVEERLDFSGFTDFVGKPFRPEDLFAKIALYSGRSQPAAPKAPPPIHVAPVPAPPEEPEAPPRFSLEKFRAMAEGDPHALLELSTLAIHNAERCKLDFQQALEHGDPEEFEFHVHRMKMTLDLMQARALWAVIQRARELVAEQAPEPERTQGLIRELHAELDAIIVALKNEVRTVAASLSVLDEDL; from the coding sequence GTGTCCACCCGAACCGTCCCCCTGCCCCCCGGTGACGCGATGGGAGCGATCGAAGAGAGCGCCGAGGATCTCTACGAGAACGCTCCCTGCGGGTACATCTCCACGCTGCCGGACGGCACCATCGCCAAGGTCAACGGCACGTTCCTGAGCTGGACGGACTACTCCCGCGAGGAGCTGCTGAGCGGCAAGCGCTTCCAGGATCTGCTGGCCATCGGCGGGAAGATCTTCCACGAGACGCACTACGCCCCGCTGCTGCGAATGCAGGGGTTCATCAACGAGATCAACTTCGATCTGGTGTGCAAGGGCGGCCGGACGCTGCCGGTGCTGGTGAACACCGTCCAGAAGAAGGACGCATCCGGCAGGCTCATCTTCCACCGCACGACGATCTTCAACATCTCCGACCGCAAGAACTACGAGCGGGAGCTGCTGCTCGCGCGCCAGAAGGCGGAGCAGGCCACGAAGGCGAAGGCGGACTTCCTGTCCATGATGAGCCATGAGATCCGCACGCCGATGAACGCCATCATCGGCCTGTCGCACCTGCTGCGGCAGACGCGGCTCTCGGCCCAGCAGGAGAAGTACGCGGAGATCCTCCACGCCTCCTCCGAGAACCTGCTGAACCTGCTCAACGACATCCTGGACTTCAGCAAGCTGGAGGCGGGCAAGGTGTCGCTCGAGGAGCGCAATTTCCACCTGCTGCGGATGATCGAGGGCCTGTTCCACACCCACCAGGCCAAGGCCCAGGAGAAGGGGCTGGAGCTTCGGGTGAAGCTGGACGAGCGGGTGCCGGTGTGGCTGCTGGGCGACACCGTGAAGATCGGGCAGGTGCTCACCAACCTGGTGAGCAACGCCATCAAGTTCACCGAGCAGGGCTCCGTCACCGTGGAGGTGAAGACGCGGCAGCGGCACGCGGACGCCGTCACGCTGGAGCTCCAGGTCCGAGACACGGGCATCGGCATCGCGCCGGATCGGCTGAGCAAGGTGTTCGAGGAGTTCACCCAGGCCAGCTACGACATCAACCTGAAGTATGGCGGCACCGGCCTGGGGCTCACCATCTGCCAGCGGCTGCTGGAGTTCTACGGCAGCAAGCTCACGGTGGAGAGCGTGCTCGGCCAGGGCACCTGCTTCTCCTTCCCCCTGCGGCTGAAGCTGGGCCAGCCCGAGGGAGCGGCCGTGGGCGTGGAGGCGAGCCGCCCCGACGCGCAGCGGCTCCAGGGCGTCAAGCTCCTGGTGGCCGAGGATCAGTCCGTCAACGTCTTCGTGCTCTCCCAGTTCCTGCGCAAGTGGGGCGTGCAGTTCGAGGTGGTGGAGAACGGGCGGCTGGCGCTCGAGAAGCTCCAGGCGAAGCACTACGAGCTGGTGCTGATGGATCTGCAGATGCCGGAGATGAATGGCTATGAGGCCACGAGCGCGATCCGCGCCCTGCCCGACGAGCGCTTCCGGCGGCTGCCCATCCTGGCCCTGACGGCTTCCACCCGGGTGGGTGTCGAGGAGCGGCTCGACTTCTCCGGCTTCACGGACTTCGTTGGCAAGCCGTTCCGGCCGGAGGATCTCTTCGCGAAGATCGCCCTGTACAGCGGTCGCTCCCAGCCGGCCGCGCCCAAGGCCCCCCCGCCCATCCACGTGGCGCCGGTGCCGGCTCCGCCGGAGGAGCCCGAGGCGCCACCGCGCTTCAGCCTGGAGAAGTTCCGGGCCATGGCCGAGGGAGATCCGCACGCGCTGCTGGAGCTGAGCACCCTGGCCATTCACAACGCCGAGCGCTGCAAGCTGGACTTCCAGCAGGCGCTCGAGCACGGCGATCCGGAGGAGTTCGAGTTCCACGTCCACCGCATGAAGATGACCCTGGATCTGATGCAGGCCCGCGCGCTGTGGGCGGTGATCCAGCGGGCCCGGGAGCTCGTGGCGGAGCAGGCGCCGGAGCCGGAGCGGACCCAGGGCCTCATCCGCGAGCTGCACGCGGAGCTGGACGCCATCATCGTGGCGCTGAAGAACGAGGTGCGCACGGTGGCCGCGAGCCTGTCCGTGCTGGATGAGGACCTGTAG
- a CDS encoding alpha/beta fold hydrolase, with protein sequence MPAVALKRNNVRVLGTGPQAMIFAHGYGCDQNMWRFITPAFQDQYRIVLFDHVGAGQSDASAYNRGKYGSLHGYASDVLEICRELSLTRAIFVGHSVSAMIGVLAAIAEPERFDKLILIGPSPCYVNDGDYVGGFHRADIDGLLESLDSNYLGWSSTMAPVIMGNPDRPELGQELTNSFCRTNPEIAKHFARVTFLSDNRADLPKVKTPSLLLQCSEDLIAPEVVGEYLHRNLPGSQLHKLNATGHCPHLSAPEETISAMRGYLC encoded by the coding sequence GTGCCTGCGGTCGCGCTCAAGAGAAACAACGTCCGGGTCCTGGGGACCGGCCCCCAGGCCATGATCTTCGCCCACGGCTACGGGTGTGATCAGAACATGTGGCGGTTCATCACCCCCGCCTTCCAGGACCAGTACCGCATCGTCCTGTTCGATCACGTGGGCGCCGGGCAGTCGGACGCCTCCGCGTACAACCGAGGCAAGTACGGCTCGCTGCATGGCTATGCCAGCGACGTGCTGGAGATCTGCCGCGAGCTGTCCCTGACGCGCGCCATCTTCGTCGGGCACTCGGTGAGCGCGATGATCGGCGTGCTGGCGGCCATCGCCGAGCCGGAGCGCTTCGACAAGCTCATCCTCATCGGCCCCTCGCCCTGCTACGTGAACGACGGCGACTACGTGGGAGGCTTCCACCGGGCAGACATCGACGGGCTGCTCGAGTCGCTCGACAGCAACTACCTGGGCTGGTCCAGCACCATGGCCCCCGTCATCATGGGCAACCCGGACCGGCCGGAGCTGGGCCAGGAGCTCACCAACAGCTTCTGCCGCACCAACCCGGAGATCGCCAAGCACTTCGCGCGCGTCACCTTCCTGTCCGACAACCGGGCCGATCTGCCGAAGGTGAAGACGCCATCGCTGCTGCTCCAGTGCTCGGAGGATCTCATTGCCCCGGAGGTGGTGGGCGAGTACCTGCACCGGAACCTGCCGGGCAGTCAGCTGCACAAGCTGAACGCCACCGGACACTGCCCGCACCTGAGTGCTCCGGAAGAGACCATCTCCGCCATGCGCGGTTACCTGTGCTGA